ACGACCGGGATATTCTAATACATGCCGGTAAAATCTCCCATGAAATGGCTAAACAACTGGCGGAAAGTGAATATGACAAATTTCACACCAACCGCCTGACTGAATCAAGTAAACAAATCAGTGACTTTGACAAAGCGGTTAAGCAAATTGAATCCTCCAAAAAGAAGGGAGGAACCACGAATGGACACGAATAAACACGAATTACTGTTTGCTGAAGAGGTCTATCAGGTGGTGGGATGTGCCATGGAGGTATTGAATACCCTGGGACATGGATTGCTGGAAAAACCATATGAGAATGCTCTTGTGGTGGAGTTTGGGTTGCGTAGTATCTCGACAAAACAGCAACCGCATTATGACGTGATCTATAAAACAGTCAAAGTAGGTGACTATATTCCTGATCTGATCGCTTTTGACCAGATAATCGTTGAAACAAAAACGATCGAACGTATTACCGATATTGAGCGTGGCCAGGTGATCAATTACCTCAAAATCACAGGTCTGCGGGTAGGTGTTATCCTGAACTTCAAACACGCCAAACTCGAATGGGAGCGAATTGTCTTATGAATAATATTTGTGTCCATTCGTGTGCATTAGTGGTTCTGTCATGAAGATACTTGAACTCAGATTTAAGAATGTGGGCTCCCTCTATGGTGAATGGGTCATAGACTTCACTGATCCCGAATATGTATCCAACGGCATCTTTGCTCTGACCGGTCCGACCGGTGCGGGCAAATCGACGATTCTTGATGCCATCTGTCTTGCTCTGTATGGTGCCACACCCCGGCTTGGGAAGATCACCAAGAACGGAAACGAGATTATGTCCCGCCAGACCGGTGAGTGCTATGCCGAGGTTTTGTTTGAATCCCAGGCTGGTCGATTCCGCTGCCACTGGGAACAGCGCCGGGCTAGAAAAAAGGCTGAAGGGAACCTGCAGGATCAGGAACACCAGATTGCGGACGATGCTACGGGCAAGCCCATCGAAACCAAGAAGAGTCTTGTCGGAGCGGTCATTGAAGAAAAAACCGGGATGGACTTTGACCGTTTTACTCGCTCCATTCTGCTGGCACAAGGCGGGTTTGATACTTTCCTGAAAGCTGACGCCGAACAGAAGTCAAAAATACTCGAGCAGATTACCGGTACTGAAATTTATTCGGAAATCTCACGCCGGGTCCATGAACGTCAGCGTGATGAGCGGGAAAAGCTGAACCTCCTGAACGCTGAAACATCAGGCATCGTGATTCTGGAGCCGGAACAGGAAAAGGAAATTCAGGATGACCTTGAGACCAAGCTGAAACAGGAGACTGAGCTTGCCGGTAAATCAACCGAAACAGGCAAAGCCATCACATGGTTGACCACTATTGATAACCTGAAAAAGGAGATCCTTAGTCTTACAGATGAAGCCGCCAAGCTGAAGGCTGATACCGAAGCGTTCAAGCCGGAACGGGGCAAACTTGAACAGGCCACCAAGGCCGCGTCACTGGACGGAACATACGTGAGCGTAACATCCCTCCGTAAGCAGCAGGCTGACGATCAGACGTCCTTGAAAACGGATGAAGCAGCACTTCCTGAAATTGAAACATCTGCAAACAAACAAGCTGAGACTCTCAAAGCTTCCGAGCAGTTCACCCTCAAAGCCAAAGAGGAGCTGAAAACGGCAGCCCCGTTGATCCAGAAAATCCGGTCACTGGATCAAAAGATTGCGGAACAGACAAAGGCTGTATCAGAAGACGCTGATGCCTGTACCAAGGAAGCCGCAAAGGTTGAGACCGACAAGCAAGCTCGGGTGAAGGAGCTGGAAAAACGGACCGCCGCAGAAAAAACACTGGAGGCCGCAGAGCTGTACCTCAAAGAAAATGCGCGGGATGAATGGTTGATCAGTGGGCTGGCCGGTGTTGAAGAACAATTCGGCAACCTGCTCGCCAAGCAAGGGGAGATCACACAGAAAGAAGCCGATCTCAAAAAAGCCGATACGGTCGTAGCTGATGCCGCAAAGAAACTGGATGAAGCCTCCAAGCAATGTGGGCTCAAAAAACAGGAGCTGGAGACCGCCGGTAAAAATCTACAGCAAGGCAAGGATGCCCTGAGCGAATTGCTGGGTGACAAATTGCTCCGCGAATATCGCACAGAGAAGGAGACCCTTCTTCGTGAGATGGCGTTTATTAAGAAAATCGAGGAGCTTGAAGATCACCGGGCCAAGCTGGAAGACGGTAAACCCTGTCCACTCTGTGGCTCGGTCGTGCACCCCTTTGCCGAGGGCAATGTTCCGGTTCCTGATGAAATCGAGCAAAAGATAGAATCGCTGACCAAGATGATCGACAAGGCTGACGAACAGGAAGCCGCCATCAAAAAACTGGAACAGACGGAAAACACTGCCCGTAACAATTTGAACAATAGCGAGAAGCTGGAAACCGAAGCCGCCAATAACAAGAAGGCCGCAGAAAAAACGCTCACGGAATTAAAGGATGCCCTCACGAAACTTCGAACCGGCTTTGATGAACTCAAGTTGGCAGTTTCCGGGAAACTCCAGCCACTTG
This portion of the Pseudomonadota bacterium genome encodes:
- a CDS encoding AAA family ATPase, translated to MKILELRFKNVGSLYGEWVIDFTDPEYVSNGIFALTGPTGAGKSTILDAICLALYGATPRLGKITKNGNEIMSRQTGECYAEVLFESQAGRFRCHWEQRRARKKAEGNLQDQEHQIADDATGKPIETKKSLVGAVIEEKTGMDFDRFTRSILLAQGGFDTFLKADAEQKSKILEQITGTEIYSEISRRVHERQRDEREKLNLLNAETSGIVILEPEQEKEIQDDLETKLKQETELAGKSTETGKAITWLTTIDNLKKEILSLTDEAAKLKADTEAFKPERGKLEQATKAASLDGTYVSVTSLRKQQADDQTSLKTDEAALPEIETSANKQAETLKASEQFTLKAKEELKTAAPLIQKIRSLDQKIAEQTKAVSEDADACTKEAAKVETDKQARVKELEKRTAAEKTLEAAELYLKENARDEWLISGLAGVEEQFGNLLAKQGEITQKEADLKKADTVVADAAKKLDEASKQCGLKKQELETAGKNLQQGKDALSELLGDKLLREYRTEKETLLREMAFIKKIEELEDHRAKLEDGKPCPLCGSVVHPFAEGNVPVPDEIEQKIESLTKMIDKADEQEAAIKKLEQTENTARNNLNNSEKLETEAANNKKAAEKTLTELKDALTKLRTGFDELKLAVSGKLQPLGITEIPESKVESLLESLKSRLKAWQEQVKQKADIEKQIAAIDSEVRRLDAVIDTQVKALAEKQENLERLKKQLADGTEERKQLYGDKKPDEEEGRLNKAVTDAEKAEKKARDLNTDLQQKLTAAKTHIDSLKKRTLQRTPELEKAEADFSAALSSAGFADEKVFLEARLSQEGRESLSTRAKELDDAGTELKAKQKDRETRLATEIAKKLTDKTLEELEPQFKEFEESLKTLRDAIAGIKHTLNENTAAKERIKEKQSTIEAQKKECHRWEKLHGLIGSADGKKYRNFAQGLTFELMVSHANRQLGKMTDRYLLIRDEHRPLELNVVDNYQAGEIRSTKNLSGGESFIVSLTLALGLSKMASRKVRVDSLFLDEGFGTLDEEALETALETLSGLQQDGKLIGIISHVSALKEKISTQINITPVSGGRSSLSGPGCTKVVKKEELEKWTNDFIC
- a CDS encoding GxxExxY protein encodes the protein MDTNKHELLFAEEVYQVVGCAMEVLNTLGHGLLEKPYENALVVEFGLRSISTKQQPHYDVIYKTVKVGDYIPDLIAFDQIIVETKTIERITDIERGQVINYLKITGLRVGVILNFKHAKLEWERIVL